A genomic window from Scomber scombrus chromosome 18, fScoSco1.1, whole genome shotgun sequence includes:
- the LOC133999064 gene encoding syncytin-A-like: protein MWLDWIAATAASMNMSNCVACSSARPTLFTTPAPLYPEIDPVGFQCMMSLTMQKNPLHCATLSAIFPPVKNSTIPPTFTPQLNNYTCFTRTNATRMGDISTDWCKTMINMTGWQNASTMVWARADLFWYCGDRTLHTYLPPDWSGTCAMVRLGLPLLLLGPRRSGFTKKRTSRDAFDLTSGSTTYVDAIGVPRGVPNEYKLASQIAAGFENLPLISALFPVTPNKNVDRINYIHYNVLRLANKTRDAVAGLSEQLAATSLMTVQNRMALDMLLAEKGGVCSMFGDQCCTFIPNNTAPDGSVTRALEGLRTLSSEMHEHSGIDNPLESILESWFGKWRGLIVSVLVSLVSVMGMLILCGCCCIPCLRSLCNRLIVTAIEGKVPPPYQMPQLEMEVMALVAGEGYRFEDEDEI from the coding sequence ATGTGGTTGGACTGGATAGCTGCTACGGCAGCTTCGATGAACATGAGCAATTGTGTTGCATGTTCCTCGGCCAGACCAACCTTATTCACTACCCCAGCACCACTGTATCCTGAAATTGACCCTGTAGGATTTCAGTGTATGATGTCCCTGACCATGCAGAAAAACCCGCTTCATTGTGCCACTTTGAGTGCTATCTTTCCACCTGTAAAGAACTCTACCATCCCACCCACATTCACCCCACAACTTAACAACTATACTTGTTTCACCAGGACTAACGCCACCAGGATGGGAGACATTTCTACTGATTGGTGTAAAACCATGATTAACATGACGGGCTGGCAGAATGCCAGTACAATGGTTTGGGCCAGGGCAGACTTGTTTTGGTATTGTGGAGATAGGACCTTGCACACGTACCTGCCACCAGACTGGTCAGGAACCTGTGCAATGGTCCGCTTAGGGTTACCACTACTCCTCCTGGGACCACGTCGTAGTGGTTTCACCAAAAAACGGACGAGTAGAGATGCATTTGACCTCACCTCAGGCTCAACCACCTACGTGGATGCCATTGGCGTGCCCCGGGGAGTACCGAATGAATATAAATTGGCTAGTCAAATAGCAGCAGGGTTTGAGAATCTCCCCCTGATTAGTGCCTTATTTCCAGTTACCCCAAACAAGAACGTTGATCGTATAAATTACATCCATTACAATGTACTTCGCTTGGCAAATAAGACCCGGGATGCAGTAGCAGGTCTCTCAGAACAGCTGGCAGCCACCTCATTGATGACAGTACAGAATAGAATGGCATTGGACATGTTATTAGCAGAAAAGGGAGGGGTCTGCTCCATGTTTGGAGATCAGTGCTGTACTTTCATCCCAAACAACACTGCACCGGATGGCTCTGTAACCAGAGCTCTGGAAGGATTGAGAACCTTATCCTCAGAAATGCATGAACACTCAGGCATCGATAACCCTTTGGAAAGCATCTTGGAATCATGGTTTGGTAAATGGAGGGGATTGATTGTGTCTGTATTAGTGTCCCTAGTAAGTGTAATGggaatgttgattttatgtggATGTTGTTGTATTCCCTGTCTAAGATCTTTGTGTAACAGATTGATTGTCACCGCAATTGAAGGAAAGGTTCCTCCTCCTTACCAGATGCCACAGTTGGAGATGGAAGTGATGGCGTTGGTGGCGGGGGAAGGATATCGgtttgaggatgaggatgaaatatga